In Sphingobacterium sp. SYP-B4668, the sequence AGGAATCCAAGTAATGCACACGCCTACTTTTTTTCCACATTTTAAAACTTTCTGTATCGTGATTGAATAATTTTATTACTTTTAATATAGAAAACACACATTAACAATAGATTCACCCATAATAAGAATGAAAACCAAGCTAGAGTTCACCTTTTGCCACCGCAAGCCCGAGCGTTCTTTTTTTTGGAAAGGAAAGCAGTTTCCAGTTTGCGCACGCTGTACAGGCATCCATCTTGGATATCTCTCGACTTTTCTTTTCATCTTCGGAATCCTGACCATGAATTGGTGGATCGCACTTTTATTCACCCTGCCTACCATAATTGATGGCCTCACACAGGCTTATTGGAATCGAGAAAGCAATAATATACTACGCTTTATTACGGGAATCATGGCCGGTATTGGGATGATGGCCATATGCGCCATAATAGGTAGAGCGATCGGTTCGCTCATACTAGACGGAATCCAATTGATCATTAAATAAATATTAAATATGGAAGAGCAAAACACACCAAACTTTGACCCCAATCAGGGACAAAACCAAAATCAGTTTAACAATCCTTTTAATCAACAAAATCAAGATGACTTATCAACACCTTTAAAAGTCTTGTCATTTTGTATCCCGTTATTTGGAGCAATCTACTACTTCATCAAAAAAGATGAAGCACCTAAGCAAGCAAAGTCGGCCTGTACTTTTGCTATCTATGGAGTAGTTGTTTCCATCGTCCTTAACATCATCGCCGCAATCTTTGGTGGACTGGGCTCCCTAATGGGCAGTTAAAATGTTTACAAAGGGGCAGTAATCCTAAGCAGATACCTGTCCCTTTATTTTTTATTAAAAAAACCGCCATACACTAAAGTATGACGGTTCTCACATAACCTCACCTAAAAAAACTATCTTTTCCTTATTTTACTTCTATAAGTCGTTTAGCTACGATTGACTCTTCCTTCTTACCCACCTTCACGACCAATATACCATTTTCATAAGCCGCATCAATACTGTTGTAATCTACCGTATCAGGCAACGTGAATGATCGGGTAAACGATGTATAGTTAAACTCACGTTTACTGAACAACTTACTAGCTGTCTCTCCCTCATTTACCTTTTCCGCAGAGATAGTCATCATGTTCTTATCCACATTGATCTTAAAATCTGCTTTCTCAAGTCCTGGTGCAGCCAACTCAATCTTGTACGAATCTTCGGCTTCAGAAATATTCACAGCAGGAATACGAGTCACCAAACGATCCGTGATGAATGAATCATTAAATAAGTTGTCAAACACTGAATTCACAAATGGGTTAACTGCATCTGTATTAACCGCTTTAGTTGGAAATTTTAATAATGCCATAATACTGTCCTCCGTTATTTTTTGTTCAATTTTATTTTCAGATATATAATCAATCGGCGTACCAACTCAAAAAAAGAAATAAAACAAGACAAAAAGTCATCACAAAAGCACTCAAAGTGACAATATGTCATTTTAAATATGCGACATCTATGTAAAAAAGACAATCCTCGTACCGGTTCGTTTGCAATATCTCAAATGAAGAAACTAAAAGAAAAATAAAAGGGGACAGAAAAGGCATCCATCCGCCATACCCAATGAGATATCCACCCTTTCAAAAAAAAGATAAAAAAAAGAAACAAACTAGATAGAATCTCTAGCTCCTTTGATAGACCAATCTGATCTTGGATTTGGCATGATCCCCTCCAAAAAGGGGATTCAATTTGACAACTGTAATATCCACATGCTCCAAAAAGTCAAATCTATCCAACACCTTATCCATCATTTCCTCCACTGCAGACTCAATCAAGGCCCTTTTCTGATGCATTACATCTGCTATCACGGCATACAATTGCTCATAGTTAAGCGTATTAGCCAGATCATCCCCAGAGACTTTTTGGTAGATATAGCTCACCTCTACACTCACATAGAATTCATTCCCAACCACCTGCTCTTCCAAGTAATAACCAACTGGAGCATAAAATCTCGCATCATTTATCGCGATAGTCTGCCTAAGGATTGCCATACCGCAAACCTAGAAATATTTATCCGTTTCAAAAAATATCTTTATTATTGTCTTATAAAAAAACCATAACCCCTCAAATATGACACCTCATTTAAGATATCCCTTGGGATTGCTACTAAGTCTTTTGACATGCTCACTATTCGCCCAATCTCACTTCAAACCCGAAGACACCGAATTCTACACCCCTAAACCACCTGTCGTTACAGTCACCAACACCATCCCAAGTGACGCCATAATATTATTTAACGGAGTCGACCTCAGTAAATGGGAATCATCTACAACTCCAGGGGCTGCTGCCCCATGGACAGTAAACAATAACATACTCACTGTAAAACCTAGCTCCGGAAATATTCAGACCAAAGACAAATTCGACGATTTCCAACTCCACATCGAGTGGCAGAGCCCCTTAGTAGTAAAGGGCAACGGACAAGGACGTGGCAACAGCGGAATATTCTTACAAGGTCTCTACGAGTTGCAGGTATTGGACAATCAGGACAACCCCACCTATACCAATGGTCAAGCCGGAAGCATCTACAAACAGCGTCCCCCATTGGTGGAAGCCAGAGTCGCCCCACAAGGATGGCATACCTATGACATCTTATACACCGCGCCACGGTTCAATAAAGACGGGATGTTGATCAGCAAAGCGAGGGTCACAGTGTTACACAATGGCATAGTTGTACAACTCAATACCGAAATCGAAGGAACGACAGAGTACATTGGCCTCCCTCAGCTCAAAGCGCACGGTGCAGGCCCTATTATTCTTCAAGACCACGGCGACCTCGTCAACTACCGCAACATTTGGCTTCGCAGACTCTAGACGAGAACCCCCGCAATAATTCTATTTGTTTTTAGGTTTTTAGGAGGTGAATCTATAATTTTACCTCATTTAACAGATAGAAATGAGAAGAATTGCACTTTTGTTCCTCTTGGCCAGCACAACTGCCTACGGTCAGCGGAATCTGAATCTTGAAGAGACTGTTTTCGGCTCCCGCACCTACGCCCCCACCTCACTTGTCAGTCCAAATTGGATCCCTACGCTAAATAACATCAGCTATTTAGACGCCAGCTACCAAAACCTGGTCAGCAAAGGAGCCGACAAAAATGGACAAGAAGAGATACTGGTCAGTAAGCAGGACCTTGAAAATGCCCTAAAAACCCAATGGCCGCAAGAGACTTTCTCACTACGCATGTTTCCATATGATTACAAATGGAAAGACGACAAGACCATTTTACTTGAAATCGATGGCAAATCAAAAGCTTACACCTTTGATTTTGACACCCGACTCAAGACAATATCCAATGCCATTCTCAGCGACCTCAATGGCAAAAACAAAGAGATATCACCTGACAGGACCAAAGTAGCTTACCTGATAGACAACAATATCTTCCTAGTAGACAGCAATGGCAAGACAATAGCCGTCACCAACGATAAGGACCCCGGCATTGTCAATGGCAGTGACTACACCCACCGCCAAGAGTTCGGGATTAACAAAGGCCTTTGGTGGAGCCCTCAGAATGACCAACTCATATACTATCGTAAAGATGAGACAATGGTTACCAAGTATCCCCTAGTACAATGGTCCACCCGGGTTGCGGAGACTAAGGACATTTACTACCCAATGGCAGGGATGAAATCCGAGGAAGTAACATTAGTCATATACAACCCATCTACTGGTTCCAAAGTCACACTGCTAACAGGCGAACCCAAAGAGCAGTTCCTTACTAGCGTCACTTGGGACCCTAGCGGAGCATTTGTATATGTGGGTGTATTGAATCGGGGTCAGGACCATCTCAAAATGAATAAATATGATGCCAAATCCGGCGCATTGATCAAGACTCTTTTCGAAGAGACCGCCACGACATGGGTTGAACCCCAAAATCCACTAACATTCACCCCCAACAACCCCCAGCACTTCCTCTATCAATCTGACAAAGATGGCTTCAACCAACTTTACCTATATGATACTGACGGCAAGCTCATTCGCAAACTTGGACATAAAGAACTTATTGTCAAGGACCTATTAACCTTTTCATCAAAAGGCGACAAGGTATCTTACATCGGCGTCACAAACGACGGACTAGATAGACAACTCTTCGAAGTAGAACTAAAATCAGGAAAGACCACCCAGTTGACCACCGAATCAGGTACCCACACAGCAAGCCTGAATAGCAATGGAACCTACATTTTGGATCAATACAGTGATTTATCTACCCCCAATGTGATTCAGATCAAAGAAATCAAATCAGGTAAAAAGAATATACTTATCCAAGCCCAAAATCCATTCCAAGGCAAAATAAATACGCCAAAAATCGATTTCGTCCAATTAACTACCGCTGATGGCCAGACACCACTTACCGGGCGCATTATCTATCCAAATGATTTCGACCCAAACAAGAAGTATCCCGTGATGTATTACCTCTATGGAGGCTCGCATTCTCAACTGGTTACCAATAGATGGCTTGGAGGCGCAGGCTATTTCGACATATACATGGCTCAGCAAGGGTATATTGTCTTCACCATGGACAATCGAGGTACAGACGCTCGCGGCCGCGCATTCGCTACTGCCACCCATCGTCAACTCGGACAAGCGGAGATGGCCGATCAAATGAAGGGTATTGAGTTCCTTAAATCCAAGCCCTATGTTGACAAAGAACGAATGGGAATTTTTGGTTGGAGCTTTGGAGGCTTTATGACGACATCTTTCATGCTCCACCACAACGAAATCTTTAAAGCGGCAGTCGCCGGAGGGCCAGTAATAGACTGGAAATACTACGAAGTCATGTATGGCGAACGTTACATGGACACTCCACAAGACAATCCTCAAGGATACAAATTGACATCACTCCTTGATAAAGCCGATCGCCTCAAGGGAGATTTATTAATCATCCACGGCGCCCAAGACCCCGTTGTGGTCCAACAGCACAGCATGGAATTTATTGAGGCCTGCATCAAAGCAGGCAAACAGGTCGACTACTTCTTATATCCAACCCATGAGCACAATGTAATGGGTAAAGACCGTATTCATATGTACGAGAAGATTGCCAAATACTTTGATTTACATCTTCATAGCTCATCCACTAATTAATGCAATGTAGCGACGACACGCTACCAAGATGATGCAGAGAAACAAAGAAATGGCCAGTAACAATCGTTACTGGCCTCTCTATTATATACGTTTTTTTTAGTTAGTGCAAAATCTTTACAATTCAACCGCCGTCTTCGCCTTTTCATAGCTTTCCAAATGCACCGCTGCTACTGCCCGCCCCGAAGGGTCGTTAAGATTTTGGAAGGAAGCATCCCACGCCAGAGCTTCCGGTGTACTGCATGCCACTGATTTTACAGAAGGTACAGTCTGCGCCGCGGCCTCCGATGGAAAATGCGATTCAAAGATAGTCCTATACAAGAATTCCTCTTTGTTCTTAGGTGTATTCACTGGAAATCGCTCCGCCGCTCCCGCAAACTCTGTATCCGACACTTTCTGCTCCGCCTGCTCCTTCAGCGTATCGATCCAGCTATACCCTACACCATCAGAAAATTGCTCTTTCTGCCTCCAGGCGATACTCTCGGGCAGGTAATCTTCAAAAGCCTTGCGCACCACCCATTTCTCCATTCGCCCATCTTTTATCATCTTATCCTTGGGATTGATAGTCATCGCAATATCCATAAATTCCTTATCCAAGAAGGGCACCCTTCCCTCTACACCCCAGGCCGCTAATGACTTGTTGGCACGTAGGCAATCATACAAATACAACTTCTTCAATTTCCGAACAGTCTCCTCGTGAAATTCCTGCGCATTCGGCGCCTTATGGAAATACAGATATCCACCAAACAACTCATCCGATCCCTCTCCAGATAACACCATCTTTATTCCCATTGATTTAATCACACGGGCCAATAAATACATGGGAGTGGATGCCCGTATTGTAGTGACATCATAGGTCTCCAAGTGGTAGATCACATCACGGATGGCATCTATCCCCTCCTGTATAGTAAAGTTGATTTCATGATGGATTGTGCCGATATGATCCGCCGCCTTCTGCGCAGCAATCAAATCCGGAGCCCCTTTTAATCCGACCGCAAATGAATGCAACTGTGGATACCACGCTTCTTCCTTATCACCTGACTCAATACGCTTAGAAGCAAATTTTTTCGTAATCGCGGCAATCACTGATGAATCCAGTCCACCCGAGAGCAACACGCCATACGGTACATCTGACATTAATTGGCGGTGCACAGCATCTTCTAAGCCCTGACGTAGTTTCTCGATATCCGTTTCGGCTTCCTTGACGGCATCAAAAGATTCCCACTCCCGACTATACCATCTTTGGGGGGTTACCCCCTCTCCGCTGTAAACAAAATGCCCTGGAGGAAACTGCTCGATCCGGCCACAAAATCCCTCTAAGGATTTCAATTCAGATGAAACGTAAAACTGCCCAATTTCATCAGTACCATAGTACAACGGGATGATTCCCATATGATCGCGTGCTACTAAAAAAACATCTTTCGTTGCATCATAAAGAGCAAAAGCAAATATTCCATTAAGATCTTCTAAAAAAGAAGCCCCCTTTTTTTGATACAATGCCAATATCACTTCCGAATCGCTATTTGTGGCAAAGTCATAGTCAGCAAGCTGCGCTCTCAACTCTTCATGATTATAAATTTCACCATTTACAGCCAAGACAATCTGGCCATCGGGACTGTACAACGGTTGGCTTCCGGACTTCGGATCCACAATAGCCAATCTTTCATGAGCAAGAATTGCCCTACTCGAGGTAAAAATACCTGACCAATCTGGTCCTCTGTGTCGAATACGCTTTGACATCTCTAATATCTGAGGCCTTAGCTGCTCAGAAGAATACTTCAAATCGAATGCTCCTATAATTCCGCACATATGTTTTTTTATTAATTTCTCAATTACTATTTCAATACTGTCACAAAGTAAAACATTAAAAAACAAAAATCATAACATTTTTTATTTTTTATTGAAAAATTAACAATAATATGGTTGTAATGATAAAATAAAAACAATCAAATAAGCATATTTATAAAAATAACATCAATCACAATATACCATATATTGAATCACCTAAATGCATATTAGAAATTAATTCCCCCCCTACCCATCGCCTTTACCTCTTATAGCACATAGTTTTATCCTTTAAATTCACAGATTTTTATTAACTTCAACGCAAAGAAAAAAACCGATATGTCCGACCCATTCCAAATCTACCGGAAATCCGCCATCAGCCCATCAGATTTAGAGATCATTATTTCGAGACATCAACCGCTTAGCTTTAACAAGGGAGATGTCATCTTGAAAGAAGGCAAACTCGCACATGAGTACTATCTATTAGAAAGCGGATTGATACGATCCTATGTCTACGACTATGAAGGCCAAGAAATCACAACCGAATTTTTTGGCAGCAATGAGGTGGTGATTGAAGTCACTTCTCTGTTTTTAAAAATCCCTTCCCAAGAGAATATGCAATGCCTTACAGACTGCAAGGTTTGGAAATTTGAATACAACGATTTTCAAGAACTTTATCATGCCATCCCCGCCTTCAATGAATGGGGACGTGCCTGGATGACCTACGCACTACATCTAATGAAGAAGCGATCCATTGATATGGTGTCTTTATCAGCTTCGCAGCGATACAATCAATTGATTGCCAACAAACCCCAGATTTTTCAGTTTGCACCGCTTAAGCATATCGCCTCATATCTAGGAGTCACCGACACCTCCCTGAGCCGAATCAGAAAAGAAGCTCTTCAATAAAATAAAAACTTGCCATAAGGCAAGTTTTTTTACTTTACTAGCCCCTAACTTTGACCCTTACGAAAGGAATACAAAGCGTCACATACACCTTTCATTAAAAAAACAATATGCGAGAGAACATTTCACCCTATCGATCTGTTTTTCAACATGCATGCGCAACGACAGATTGCAATTCAAAAAAGAGTTAGGAGTAACGCGTACCAATATTATGCAACACACTCCAAAAAAGCTACTGACAGACTGTTGTCATTCGCTTCTCATACATTTGAACCAATAAACTAAAATATATACCATCATGGCACTATTACACGCTTATTTAAATTTCAATGGCAATTGCGAAGAAGCATTTGATTTCTACAAAACTGTATTCAACAGCCCACTCACAGGAGTATACCGTTTCGGCGATATGCCAGCAGATCCTGAGCACCCAGTTGCTGACGCTGATAAAAACAAAGTCATGCATACCTCACTCAAAATCAACGATTCCGTCATGCTTATGGGGTCGGATTGTTTAGAGAGTTTTGGTCAAAAAGCAACCTATGGCACAGGTAGCTACCTCATGTTAGACACACAGACAGCTGCAGAAGCGCAGGATCTATACAACAAACTATCGGTAGATGCACTGAACATCGAGATGCCACTAGGCGAGCAGTTCTTCGCTGAAATATTCGCATCATTCCAAGACAAATATGGTGTGGCTTGGATGATTCATTTCGAAGGCAATAAAAAAATGGGCTAATGTCACCTGTGGTCTATATCTTGTGATATAGACCACCTCTTGACAAAATTGCTTGCTAGACTACCGCATCCAACATCCCCTTGCAACAAATTATATAAATTCGATTACTACAACTTTTAAAAAACTAAAAAATGAACATCAACGGCGGCAAAAATATAGCACTCAAACTATCCCCCTCCAAATATGAAGAAACCGTAAGATTCTACACTCAAATATTGGGACTACCTGCATCTGAAGTCGAGTCCCCAGACCACCCCACGGTCAAAAAAAGTACAAAAATTCAATTTGGCGAGAACACGCTATGGCTCGACCTCATGATTGCCGAAACACCTCCTCAAGCCTGGCTTGAGCTATTGACCGATGACATGGCCGCTACCGAAGAGCACCTACAGCAGCACGGTATTGAATTTGAAGACCATCTCGAACAAATTCCTGCACACATGCACTGGATTCGCGACCCTGCAGGCAATGTATTCATCTTAAAAGAAGCCAAATAATCCAATTATCATGTCATTCTTTATCACCAATCTCATATTATCTGCTCGCATAAATGAAATATTAAATCCAAGAATCATGACCAAGAATATTTATCCCAGTATCTGGTTTGACAACCAAGCCAAAGAAGCCGCTGAATTTTACATCTCGACTTTCGGTCAAGGGCATATCCTACAGGAGAATCCAATCGTTGTCAGTACCCAATTGTACAACTTTAAATTTATCGGAATCAATGGTGGAGATCAGTTTAGACCCAATGCCTCGATTTCATTTATGCTGATCGGCGAGACCAAGGAAGAGATTGACTCAATTTGGAAACAATTCTCCACCGATGGGTCCATCATGATGCCCCTTGACAGCTATCCTTGGAGTGAATATTACGGTTGGGTTGCCGACCGCTACGGCGTCAATTGGCAGTTATATCTGGGCAAGTTAGATGATGTCAACAATCAAAAAATCGTTCCGACATTGATGTTTGGCCAAAGTCAACAAGGACGTTGCGAAGAGGCCATAAGCTTTTATAAAACCGTATTCCCAGACTTTCAGGGCTACGACTTCCTGAGATACACCGAAGGCCCCTTTTCAGGTCAAATACAACATACCCAGTTCAACATCAAAGAAATGTTACTGATGGCAATGGACAGCGGGGTCCCTCAAGATTTTTCATTTACAGAAGGCGTCTCCTTTGTGTTGGAATGTGCAGATCAAAGCGAAATCGATTACTACTGGGATGCATTTACCAAAGATGGTCAAGAAAGCATGTGCGGTTGGTGCAAAGATCCATTCGGAGTAAGCTGGCAAGTAGTCCCCCACAACTTGAAGGAATTACTATTCGAAGCCAGCAATGCCGCAAATGCCACAAATGCACTGCGACAGATGAAAAAAATCGACCTCGACACCTTAAGAAACGCCTGATTACCACCTGATTTACACACACCAGCATCGACCATAGCTACAAAAATACGCCGTACCCGTTTGTACGTACAGCCGATTCTTCTCAAATAGATCAATACCGCGCCTCTCAGTCGAGGCCCTCCTTCCCCCTATATCACACGACCAAAAAGGCCTCAAATATATTTAATGTAGAGACAGCATCTGGCACAATATTTATCTACCCCTATCTCATGACATTGCGCATTCACCCAAATTTGCCTAAGTTTGAATATGACACCCGCTCAACACGATATTATCCTCGTAACTCCCGAAGATGTTGCTATCGGCACCGCATCCAAGTCCCACACCCACCGTACAGGACTATTGCACCGCGCATTTTCAATCTTGATATTTGATACCCAAGGACGCATGCTGTTACAACAAAGAGCAAAGCACAAGTATCACAGTGGAGGCCTCTGGACCAATGCATGCTGTAGCCACCCACGGCCCGAAGAGCTGGTATCCGATGCCGCACATAGGCGCTTACAGGAAGAGCTAGCTTTTGACTGTCCATTAGCGTACCAATACAAGTTCATTTATAAAGCTGAGTTAGACAATGGTTTGATTGAACATGAGCTAGACTATGTCTTTACTGGATTGTACGAAGGCATCATCACCCCCAATCCAGACGAAGTCCAAGCCTATCAATACATGGACATATCACAAATTGCAGAGCAACTCCACACCCATCCCGAACACTATACAGCTTGGTTTCGAATCATCTTCGAGCAATACAACACTCATACTGAAGAGAATATAAAATAATTACAAAACTTTAGTTCCTAATCTATATCTTTGGTTTCAAAGACCAACTGATTGAGCCCGATACACTACCTCGACGAAGACACCCTAATATCCTTATTACAAAAAAAGGATCAACGGGCCTTTAATTATCTATACGATAATTATGCCGGGGCACTTTATGGAGTAGTGATTCGTATCGTCACCGTCAAAGAATATGCAGACGAGGTGCTCCAAAATGTATTCGTCAAAGTATGGAACCACATCGACGCTTTCGATTCTGAGCGCGGCAAGCTCTACACATGGATGATCAATATAGCCCGTAATACCTCAATTGATTATATCAAGTCCAAGAGCGTTCAAAATGAACAAAAAAACCAATCTCTTCCGAATATCGTAGATGCTAAAGAAAACCATAACTTTACGGTATCCGGACACGTGGATCATATCGGTTTTAAAAATGTATTAAATGATTTAAAAGCCGAATGGAAAGAGCTAATTGAATTGGCTTACTACGAAGGATACACTCAACAAGAAATTGCAGTAAAATTAGACATCCCCTTAGGGACGGTCAAGACACGTACGCGTGGAGCTTTATTAGAGTTAAAAAAAATACTTAAAGATTACCAATAACAGTGGACATTAAAGAATACATATCGTCAGGCATTATAGAAGCTTATGTCATGGGGCTTGCTACCGAAGAAGAGGTCAGCATCCTGATGTGCATACGCAAGCATAATACTGAAGTGGAGCAAGCTATCGTTGAGGCCCAAAAGACCTTGGAGGATTTTGCTACTGTCCATGCTGTACCCCCATCTTCCGACCTCAAAGCAGCTATTTGGAATACATTGAGCGAGCAAAGCATCACTACTGGCTCTGGTATTCCTGAGACCCATGATTCTACCCAAGCCAGTCCGCCGACGACTAGCGCAGCACCTATACGCTCGCTAGCTACACGCAATATCGCCATTGCCGCCTCCATATTATTAGCGCTAAGCTTAGGAGCCAATGCTTTCTTACATTATAAGAACGAAGCCAATCAAGAAGTTCTCGCCCGTACCTTGGCCGAGCAACAGTCTACCCAACTAACATTGGAGACCTTGAAAGAAAAATGGAGTATGTTACAGAATCCCGCAATCAAGACTATCACCTTAGCTGGAGTAGCACAACATCCTGACCTCAAAGCCCATGTCTTCTGGAACACCCAGACGACAGACGTATACCTCAGCCTCGAAAATCTCCCGGCCGCGCCAGAAGGAATGCAATACCAATTATGGGCGATTGTAGATGGCAAACCTGTGGATGCAGGTGTATTTCCATTAGACCAGACTGATCGCATCAACAATATGCGTCAGATACCGAAGGCACAAGCTTTCGCCGTCACACTAGAGACAAAGGGAGGCAACCCAACGCCCAATTTAGCTCAACTCTATGTAATGGGTAATATCTAATCGCCTTTTAGTACCCTCACCTCAGCCCCGCCTAATTTCATCGTCAGCCACCCCTTCAATTTTAGGAGCTCCTTTGCATCGATTTTCGCCGATTCATGGTAATACAAGACCGTCTCCAACTTGGTACTGTCTACCCCGCTCACAGCCACTTGCTTACCGATAGAGAATGGTGTCAATGTTGGAAATAGCAGCGTGATTTCCTGGATAAGCTCGGGATTGTCAAATCTATATTTCGACAATTCGTTTCTTAGGTTTTGGATCGTAATATCTTTCTCCGAAACATTTTCTGAATATTTTGTTATCTCCGCCAAAATATCTTTTTTAATATCAGTACTATCTTGATGAATCAAAAGTTCAGTCTGCCGGATACCATAGTACGCCATCCTCTCCTTTAGACCAGCAATCTCTCCAGCCGTAAATTTCTTATCCAAAAATGCCAGTTCAATCTTCTTAGGTCTCCTATTAAATTGTGTATTCTCGTAGATCAGTGTATATCCCTTTTCAACAAGCTCTGTCTGTATAAAGGCATTCACCTGCTGCGTATATTTCTTCTGTTGCAGCAGTACATAAGCCAGATAAAAACTAGGCACTATCATAATTAGGATCATTAGCGTGATTGTTCTGGTAATCCGCTTCCTCTTTCCCTCATCCAAAAATTCAACACTTGGGTATTTCAGGAATTTGACTATCAAAAATGTTGAAATACAGATAAAGAAGCAATTGATCGTATACAAGTACATCGCTCCACCAAAATAGGATATATTCCCGATAGCCAGTCCATACCCTGCAGTACACAACGGTGGCATTAGCGCTGTCGCTATTGCTACACCCGGTATAGGATTCCCTTTCTCCACCCGCGTGATCGCGATGACCCCTACCAGACCACCGAAGAAAGCAATCAACACATCGTATATATTGGGAGCTGTTCGCGCCAATAACTCCGATTGAGCCTCTTTGAAAGGACTAAGTGAAAAATAGATAAATGACACCAAGAGACTCACCATCGTCGCAATCAGCAAGTTCTTTAATGATTTCTTCAACAAACCAAAGTCATAGGTACCCAACGCAAATCCTGCCCCCACAATAGGACCCATCAAAGGAGATATCAACATCGCTCCAATAATCACCGCCGTCGAATTGACATTTAAGCCTACCGACGCGACCACTATCGCACAGGCCAATATCCAAAGGTTAGCCCCTCGAAAAGAGATATTCGAAATGACATTCTCCAACACTTTTTCCTTTTTATCCTCACCCAGATGAAGGTTAAAAAAATCGCTGATCTTGCCCATAATATTTATATTTGGTGTAATGCCTTCCTTCAACAAAGGAAATAAAATTCCTCAACAAAAAAGCTTATTAATCGACAATTTAATTTAAATACTCCTTCCATTCGATTAGTCCATCCCCCCTTTTTTGATAGCAGGCCGTTCTGCCGGGCAGGACATCAATCTTGATGAGATAAAAAAGTTCACCTTAAAATTCGACTCATCAACCTATTCACATCTACTATGCTGATCGACCCTCCAAAAGGAGACGGACATCATCAGAAGCCGGCAATTCAAATATCTCTAGGTCAAAGTATTTAATAGCGGCAAACAAATGGTCGAAAACATCCGACATCGTATCTTCAAAAAATGCCCACTGTGTTCCCTTTGTGAACATATAGAGCTCCAATGGAAGTCCATGCTCACCAGGAGCCAATTGACGGACCAATAGCGTCAGGCCCTTATGTAT encodes:
- a CDS encoding dihydroneopterin aldolase gives rise to the protein MAILRQTIAINDARFYAPVGYYLEEQVVGNEFYVSVEVSYIYQKVSGDDLANTLNYEQLYAVIADVMHQKRALIESAVEEMMDKVLDRFDFLEHVDITVVKLNPLFGGDHAKSKIRLVYQRS
- the asnB gene encoding asparagine synthase B, whose amino-acid sequence is MCGIIGAFDLKYSSEQLRPQILEMSKRIRHRGPDWSGIFTSSRAILAHERLAIVDPKSGSQPLYSPDGQIVLAVNGEIYNHEELRAQLADYDFATNSDSEVILALYQKKGASFLEDLNGIFAFALYDATKDVFLVARDHMGIIPLYYGTDEIGQFYVSSELKSLEGFCGRIEQFPPGHFVYSGEGVTPQRWYSREWESFDAVKEAETDIEKLRQGLEDAVHRQLMSDVPYGVLLSGGLDSSVIAAITKKFASKRIESGDKEEAWYPQLHSFAVGLKGAPDLIAAQKAADHIGTIHHEINFTIQEGIDAIRDVIYHLETYDVTTIRASTPMYLLARVIKSMGIKMVLSGEGSDELFGGYLYFHKAPNAQEFHEETVRKLKKLYLYDCLRANKSLAAWGVEGRVPFLDKEFMDIAMTINPKDKMIKDGRMEKWVVRKAFEDYLPESIAWRQKEQFSDGVGYSWIDTLKEQAEQKVSDTEFAGAAERFPVNTPKNKEEFLYRTIFESHFPSEAAAQTVPSVKSVACSTPEALAWDASFQNLNDPSGRAVAAVHLESYEKAKTAVEL
- a CDS encoding 3-keto-disaccharide hydrolase, with amino-acid sequence MTPHLRYPLGLLLSLLTCSLFAQSHFKPEDTEFYTPKPPVVTVTNTIPSDAIILFNGVDLSKWESSTTPGAAAPWTVNNNILTVKPSSGNIQTKDKFDDFQLHIEWQSPLVVKGNGQGRGNSGIFLQGLYELQVLDNQDNPTYTNGQAGSIYKQRPPLVEARVAPQGWHTYDILYTAPRFNKDGMLISKARVTVLHNGIVVQLNTEIEGTTEYIGLPQLKAHGAGPIILQDHGDLVNYRNIWLRRL
- a CDS encoding DUF2085 domain-containing protein, whose protein sequence is MKTKLEFTFCHRKPERSFFWKGKQFPVCARCTGIHLGYLSTFLFIFGILTMNWWIALLFTLPTIIDGLTQAYWNRESNNILRFITGIMAGIGMMAICAIIGRAIGSLILDGIQLIIK
- a CDS encoding Hsp20/alpha crystallin family protein, whose protein sequence is MALLKFPTKAVNTDAVNPFVNSVFDNLFNDSFITDRLVTRIPAVNISEAEDSYKIELAAPGLEKADFKINVDKNMMTISAEKVNEGETASKLFSKREFNYTSFTRSFTLPDTVDYNSIDAAYENGILVVKVGKKEESIVAKRLIEVK
- a CDS encoding S9 family peptidase, with the protein product MRRIALLFLLASTTAYGQRNLNLEETVFGSRTYAPTSLVSPNWIPTLNNISYLDASYQNLVSKGADKNGQEEILVSKQDLENALKTQWPQETFSLRMFPYDYKWKDDKTILLEIDGKSKAYTFDFDTRLKTISNAILSDLNGKNKEISPDRTKVAYLIDNNIFLVDSNGKTIAVTNDKDPGIVNGSDYTHRQEFGINKGLWWSPQNDQLIYYRKDETMVTKYPLVQWSTRVAETKDIYYPMAGMKSEEVTLVIYNPSTGSKVTLLTGEPKEQFLTSVTWDPSGAFVYVGVLNRGQDHLKMNKYDAKSGALIKTLFEETATTWVEPQNPLTFTPNNPQHFLYQSDKDGFNQLYLYDTDGKLIRKLGHKELIVKDLLTFSSKGDKVSYIGVTNDGLDRQLFEVELKSGKTTQLTTESGTHTASLNSNGTYILDQYSDLSTPNVIQIKEIKSGKKNILIQAQNPFQGKINTPKIDFVQLTTADGQTPLTGRIIYPNDFDPNKKYPVMYYLYGGSHSQLVTNRWLGGAGYFDIYMAQQGYIVFTMDNRGTDARGRAFATATHRQLGQAEMADQMKGIEFLKSKPYVDKERMGIFGWSFGGFMTTSFMLHHNEIFKAAVAGGPVIDWKYYEVMYGERYMDTPQDNPQGYKLTSLLDKADRLKGDLLIIHGAQDPVVVQQHSMEFIEACIKAGKQVDYFLYPTHEHNVMGKDRIHMYEKIAKYFDLHLHSSSTN